A genomic segment from Armatimonadota bacterium encodes:
- a CDS encoding tetratricopeptide repeat protein produces the protein RSLALDPMNRPDAYRLLASVYLAQGRPEEAERIYRRVDEQFSDKGLAQGSLYMLLWPQVSSLLVEAAEYYRTKGDQTEAERLLASVVAEDSAAVTAALRLAELYVARGRPAAARAVLEVVARHRPADTRIRQALDALGRAP, from the coding sequence AGAGATCGCTGGCCCTGGACCCCATGAACCGCCCGGACGCCTACCGTCTGCTGGCATCTGTCTACCTCGCTCAGGGCCGGCCGGAGGAGGCCGAGAGGATCTACCGCCGGGTGGACGAACAGTTTTCCGACAAAGGCCTGGCTCAAGGAAGTCTGTACATGCTGCTGTGGCCGCAGGTATCTTCATTATTGGTTGAAGCGGCAGAATACTATCGGACTAAGGGGGATCAAACCGAGGCGGAACGGTTGTTGGCTTCCGTCGTCGCCGAGGATTCCGCCGCCGTCACGGCTGCACTACGCCTGGCGGAACTGTATGTGGCCCGCGGCCGGCCTGCGGCGGCGCGCGCGGTACTCGAAGTGGTCGCCCGGCATCGTCCGGCCGACACGCGGATCCGTCAGGCGCTGGATGCTCTGGGGAGGGCGCCCTGA
- a CDS encoding methyltransferase domain-containing protein, translating to MTESALKTALVRNSTAQGMARGLEFATMFVLTALVARSWGTRELGALSVVTTLVALATFAADGGINLLLMREIARSRDRAAAYLGAAIVWTLGCLPVASLGLTAAARALRSAPLVQESILVGALWMALGALIQLFRATVLAFERSELDTLVVVVERSVALTLGLVVVNRQPDLRALLWVLVLSRVAALTAFAAIWFRTLHGGRLHLDLSLAWKLGRAAIPFGLNVLATTVYVQSDIVLLSMFRSLDEVGYYRAATALALPFSTLGLVVSTAQVPVMARVLDQGRRPEALRLQETAIRYGVQMALPVTAVLLVEGRRVVTAAYGPGYTAAVLPLQLLACSIPVRLLNGSLAATLTAAGRQYVRTRVVWAAAGANLVLNLAAIPRLGAVGAGLSTVLSDVLIMALLLAHVRRVVWPVVSARATVPAVTSAAALVIVLTLLRGLPLGIAFAGGGSAYLAALSLTAGRSLGGVGADGGAGGPAFPHASGSLPWAIVVRNWCRAAARRLLAVIRRVAGRGGGDADKYRHELAFQAQWAPLFAHHLDDVRGYWRRYRYLDEIQMRVPLKACRILDVGCGISTVLHFIEGHRYGVDPLVHLYRTMYTYPPEIILCAGQGEALPFQDASFDVVFCSNVLDHVTSPKRTVAEMARVLRPGGYLVLTVEVFERPRRRDTAHPYSFTASEVRRLLHGRFEIDLDRTSPWIGLQNYVLGRENPAGTSELIILARRSQAADAGS from the coding sequence GTGACTGAGAGTGCGTTGAAAACCGCGCTTGTCAGGAACTCCACGGCGCAGGGGATGGCCCGGGGTCTCGAGTTCGCCACCATGTTCGTGCTCACCGCTTTGGTGGCGCGATCCTGGGGGACACGGGAGCTGGGTGCGCTGTCGGTCGTCACCACGCTTGTCGCACTGGCGACGTTCGCCGCAGACGGCGGGATCAACCTTCTGTTAATGCGAGAGATTGCCCGATCGCGCGACCGCGCCGCAGCGTACCTGGGTGCTGCGATCGTCTGGACCCTGGGTTGTCTGCCTGTTGCCTCTTTGGGACTGACGGCGGCCGCGCGGGCGCTGAGATCCGCGCCACTGGTGCAAGAGAGCATACTGGTCGGCGCGCTGTGGATGGCGCTAGGAGCGCTGATCCAGCTGTTCCGTGCCACGGTACTCGCCTTCGAGCGGTCCGAGCTAGACACCTTGGTGGTCGTCGTCGAGCGATCGGTGGCCCTCACCCTCGGGCTTGTCGTGGTCAATCGCCAGCCTGACCTCAGAGCGCTGTTATGGGTGCTCGTGCTATCGCGAGTCGCGGCGCTTACCGCTTTCGCCGCCATCTGGTTCCGCACGCTTCACGGGGGGCGTCTCCATCTCGACCTCAGCCTAGCCTGGAAGTTGGGACGGGCGGCGATACCGTTCGGCCTGAATGTCCTGGCGACGACTGTGTATGTGCAAAGTGACATCGTGCTCCTCTCAATGTTCCGCTCGCTAGACGAGGTGGGCTACTACCGGGCAGCAACTGCCCTGGCTCTGCCGTTCTCTACGTTGGGATTGGTGGTCAGCACGGCCCAGGTGCCTGTCATGGCGCGTGTGCTCGATCAAGGCCGGCGCCCTGAGGCGCTCCGACTGCAGGAGACGGCCATCCGGTACGGAGTCCAGATGGCACTGCCCGTCACGGCGGTGCTACTCGTGGAGGGGCGCCGAGTTGTAACCGCCGCGTATGGCCCGGGGTATACGGCCGCGGTGCTGCCGTTGCAATTGCTCGCATGCTCAATTCCGGTGCGGCTGCTAAACGGGAGCCTGGCAGCGACCCTGACCGCCGCGGGACGCCAGTACGTGCGGACACGCGTTGTCTGGGCAGCCGCAGGTGCGAACCTCGTGCTGAATCTCGCGGCGATTCCCCGCCTCGGGGCGGTGGGTGCCGGTCTGAGCACGGTCCTCAGCGACGTGTTGATCATGGCACTCCTGCTCGCACACGTCCGGCGCGTTGTGTGGCCGGTCGTTTCCGCACGGGCGACCGTCCCGGCCGTGACTTCTGCAGCCGCGCTCGTAATCGTCCTGACGCTGCTCCGGGGTCTGCCGCTCGGCATTGCCTTCGCTGGTGGTGGATCGGCCTACTTGGCCGCCTTATCCCTTACGGCTGGGCGGTCCCTCGGAGGAGTCGGCGCGGATGGAGGTGCAGGTGGTCCGGCATTTCCCCATGCGTCCGGCTCGCTACCCTGGGCGATCGTTGTCAGGAACTGGTGCCGGGCGGCGGCGAGGCGCCTCCTGGCGGTCATCCGGCGCGTCGCGGGGCGAGGAGGAGGGGATGCTGACAAATACCGTCATGAGCTGGCGTTCCAAGCCCAATGGGCACCGCTCTTCGCCCACCACCTTGACGACGTGCGAGGATACTGGCGGCGGTACCGGTACCTGGATGAGATTCAGATGCGCGTGCCCCTGAAAGCGTGCCGAATCCTGGACGTCGGCTGTGGAATCAGCACGGTTCTCCACTTCATCGAGGGCCATCGGTACGGCGTGGATCCCCTAGTGCACCTCTATCGGACGATGTACACGTATCCGCCCGAGATCATCCTCTGCGCGGGTCAGGGTGAGGCACTTCCCTTCCAAGATGCCAGTTTCGACGTCGTCTTCTGCTCCAACGTACTCGATCACGTGACGAGTCCCAAGCGCACGGTCGCTGAAATGGCGAGGGTGCTCCGGCCCGGCGGATACCTCGTCCTGACCGTAGAGGTCTTCGAGCGTCCCCGTCGGCGCGATACGGCGCATCCGTACAGCTTCACCGCGTCGGAGGTGCGCCGGCTGTTGCACGGTCGCTTCGAGATCGACCTCGATCGCACGTCACCCTGGATCGGATTGCAGAACTATGTCCTGGGGCGGGAGAACCCAGCCGGCACCAGCGAGCTGATCATC